Proteins from a single region of Xenopus laevis strain J_2021 chromosome 9_10S, Xenopus_laevis_v10.1, whole genome shotgun sequence:
- the cfap52.S gene encoding cilia and flagella associated protein 52 S homeolog (The RefSeq protein has 1 substitution compared to this genomic sequence) → MAGQGQGEENRLELQGIIGFNGHVASGLISHPDREHLIYPLGCTIIIENLNTRKQQFLQGHTNNVSCVAVSRSGRYLASGQVTYMGFKADILLWDYSRREACAKLTLHKVKVQALAFSPNDQYLVSLGGQDDGSVVVWNVAKREAICGSPASSLSSGHATSVIFTHNSDEIFMTGGDGTLRVWDLDLPNRKMRPTECQLGQLKRVVTCLQVAEDDSCFYCGTTTGDILKINTKNKLLNSCTPQKGKFSLGVTALALLKTGELLIGSGDGKLALCKGPNYKAAKTVQLQGSVASISLRGHGHQFFVGTGGAQIYRFNYPEFKEELITTCHSEAINDITFPFGTSELFATCSKNDIRVWHTTTHKEMLRITVPNMTCLAIDFMRDGKSIISAWSDGRIRAFMPESGRLIYCIENAHSMGVTAIAATSDCKRIVSGGGEGQVRIWEISKETQRLVQSMKEHKSSVTCIKLKGNNRECLTASSDGTCIIWDIVRFTRIQMVMSNTLFRCVCYHPKEFQFITSGTDRKIGYWEVFDGSAIRELEGSMSGAINGMDICDEGIHFVTGGDDKLVKVWDYNEGEVTHMGIGHSGNITHLKICSLSKYLISVSTDGAIPRWKYPYMLR, encoded by the exons ATGGCTGGACAGGGACAAGGAGAAGAGAACCGACTGGAGCTGCAGGGGATCATCGGGTTTAATG GACATGTTGCATCTGGCCTGATCAGTCACCCTGATAGAGAGCATCTGATATACCCCCTGGGGTGCACCATCATTATTGAAAACCTCAACACCCGCAAGCAGCAGTTCCTTCAGGGTCACACCAATAATGTGTCCTGTGTGGCAGTGTCCCGGAGTGGCCGATACCTGGCGTCTGGTCAGGTCACCTACATGGGATTTAAG GCAGACATTCTCCTGTGGGATTACAGCAGACGTGAGGCCTGCGCCAAACTGACACTGCACAAGGTCAAGGTGCAGGCTTTGGCCTTTTCTCCTAATGACCAGTACCTGGTGTCCCTCGGAGGCCAAGATGATGGAAG TGTCGTCGTGTGGAACGTAGCAAAGCGAGAAGCCATTTGTGGCAGCCCAGCTTCTTCCCTTAGCTCTGGACATGCCACCAGCGTCATCTTCACTCACAACAGTGATGAGATCTTCATGACTGGAGGAGA CGGGACACTTCGTGTCTGGGATCTGGATCTGCCCAACAGGAAGATGCGGCCTACTGAATGCCAGTTGGGCCAGCTGAAGAGAGTGGTAACCTGCCTGCAA GTGGCAGAGGATGACAGCTGCTTCTACTGTGGCACCACCACGGGGGACATCCTTAAAATCAACACCAAGAACAAGCTACTGAACAGCTGCACTCCACAGAAGGGCAAGTTCAGCCTG GGTGTGACGGCTTTGGCACTGCTAAAGACTGGCGAGTTGCTTATCGGTTCTGGAGATGGAAAGCTGGCGCTTTGCAAAGGTCCAAACTACAAAGCAGCCAA GACTGTCCAGCTCCAGGGCTCCGTCGCTTCAATCTCACTCAGAGGCCATGGCCACCAGTTTTTCGTGGGCACAGGAGGGGCACAGATATACAGATTTAACTACCCAGAATTTAAAGAGGAGCTCATCACCACTTGTCATAGTGAGGCCATCAATGACATCACCTTTCCCTT TGGCACCTCTGAGCTCTTTGCCACCTGCTCCAAGAATGACATTCGAGTCTGGCACACAACGACCCACAAGGAAATGCTCCGGATCACTGTTCCCAATATGACTTGCCTTGCCATTGATTTCATGAGAGATGGGAAAAGCATCATATCAG CTTGGAGCGATGGCAGGATCCGGGCTTTTATGCCAGAAAGTGGACggttgatatactgtatagagaATGCCCACAGCATGGGAGTGACAGCCATTGCTGCGACTAGTGACTGCAAAAGGATAGTGAGTGGAGGAGGAGAGGGGCAG GTTCGGATCTGGGAGATCAGCAAAGAGACACAGCGACTAGTGCAGTCCATGAAGGAACACAAGTCTTCTGTCACCTGCATCAAGTTAAAGGGGAATAATCGAGAGTGTCTCACAGCCAGTTCTGATGGCACCTGTATCATCTGGGACATTGT TCGTTTTACACGAATCCAGATGGTCATGTCCAACACGCTGTTCCGATGTGTGTGTTACCACCCCAAGGAATTCCAGTTTATCACCAGTGGCACGGACAGGAAG ATTGGATACTGGGAGGTGTTTGATGGCTCAGCCATCAGAGAACTGGAAGGGTCCATGTCTGGGGCCATTAATGGGATGGATATATGTGATGAAGGCATCCACTTTGttacag GTGGTGATGACAAGCTGGTGAAAGTTTGGGATTACAATGAGGGCGAAGTGACCCACATGGGCATTGGGCACAGCGGGAATATCACCCATCTGAAAATCTGTTCCCTTTCCAAGTATTTAATCAGTGTTAGCACAGATGGGGCGATACTGCGCTGGAAATACCCCTATATGCTCAGATAA
- the LOC108702853 gene encoding TBC1 domain family member 24 — translation MSYEPPPVLIISEDDAWDINSTTYADCGHFVDWDRFPSVTEERRSPSPQELPHSHKELKRMAREGHWASRQCLRAKAYNHIIKNIRCRSGTPDASVYHDVSERLFGRRDIKDHPLPDFLDGCLPPAYCLNAQGETVVKKILICIGNQYPDITYSPSLPPVVALLLHFSENEAECFERACRLISCTENHKCYVDQSFLAYEASCMTFGDLAKKYCQAGHKFITTSCENSAEVFSDWIMWIFGSLPFEYTIRVFDIFLLEGNKVLYRVALALLKHYRSHVDHEVTDVRSDIQDFVKNISHHLSVQKLLERAFSIRLFSHKELWLLQLANRKALSQRGITVMQPRQPAHMAVNLLDFNSVIVTAQEIKVIWSWIPERFSLYPPVLLFSTMEHGYSLQRFYSHCEGFEPTILLIKTTGEEVCGSFLSSDWNERRKCSGQVATYFGTGECFVFSVRPEMERYEWVVVKKQDLVKSAPPSPFSRPRSYSHGSRVSTFPLRPSSPTLSSAPSSPSPLRNYLTVPGDGSCEQLSPFLSVRHFQLPTKTASMFMSGNNSGIIIGGGGGQALNIDADLNIGRTEHCETFDNPPLCEENFHIQHLEVWGCQIS, via the exons ATGTCTTACGAACCTCCTCCTGTTCTGATCATTTCAGAAGATGATGCCTGGGATATTAACTCAACCACATATGCAGACTGTGGGCACTTTGTGGACTGGGACCGATTTCCCTCTGTCACAGAGGAAAGGAGGAGCCCTTCCCCTCAGGAGCTGCCCCACAGTCACAAAGAGCTCAAGAGAATGGCTAGAGAAGGTCATTGGGCCAGCAGGCAATGCCTAAGAGCTAAGGCGTACAACCATATCATCAAAAACATCCGCTGTCGCTCAGGGACCCCAGATGCCAGTGTGTATCATGATGTGTCTGAAAGGCTGTTTGGAAGACGAGATATAAAGGATCACCCCTTGCCGGATTTTTTGGACGGTTGCCTTCCCCCTGCATATTGCCTCAATGCTCAAGGGGAGACAGTCGTTAAAAAGATTCTTATATGTATTGGAAACCAGTATCCTGATATCACTTATTCACCCTCCTTGCCTCCTGTTGTGGCCCTTTTGTTGCATTTCAGTGAAAATGAGGCTGAGTGCTTTGAGAGGGCCTGCCGACTCATCTCGTGTACAGAAAACCACAAGTGTTATGTTGACCAAAGCTTTCTGGCCTATGAGGCCTCGTGTATGACCTTTGGGGACCTAGCAAAAAAGTACTGTCAGGCTGGACACAAGTTTATTACCACTAGCTGTGAGAACTCTGCTGAGGTCTTCTCTGACTGGATCATGTGGATCTTTGGATCTTTGCCCTTCGAGTACACCATTCGAGTATTTGACATCTTTCTTCTTGAGGGTAATAAGGTTTTGTACCGTGTTGCCTTAGCTCTGCTGAAGCATTACAGGAGCCACGTGGACCATGAGGTTACAGATGTCCGTTCAGATATCCAAGACTTTGTAAAAAACATCTCCCACCATTTGTCGGTGCAAAAGCTTTTGGAGAGGGCATTCAGCATTAGACTCTTCTCACACAAGGAGCTTTGGCTTCTGCAACTGGCGAACAGGAAAGCCCTGTCCCAGAGAGGAATAACTGTAATGCAGCCGAG GCAACCTGCCCACATGGCTGTCAACCTGCTTGATTTTAATTCTGTGATTGTCACAGCCCAGGAGATAAAGGTCATTTGGTCATGGATCCCAGAAAGATTTTCTCTGTACCCCCCAGTTCTGCTCTTCTCCACTATGGAGCATGGATACAGCCTTCAGAG GTTTTATTCTCACTGTGAAGGCTTCGAGCCCACAATTCTACTCATCAAGACTACAGGAGAAGAG GTCTGTGGATCCTTTCTCTCGTCAGACTGGAACGAAAGGAGGAAATGTTCTGGACAAGTGGCAACATATTTTGGGACAGGAGAATGTTTCGTATTTAGT GTGAGACCAGAGATGGAAAGATACGAGTGGGTAGTGGTGAAGAAGCAAGATTTGGTGAAGTCAGCCCCTCCATCACCCTTCTCCCGACCCCGCTCTTACTCTCATGGATCCCGAGTCTCAACATTTCCACTGCGTCCATCATCCCCAACACTTTCTTCTGCACCCAGCAGCCCATCACCCTTGCGTAATTACCTGACAGTCCCTGGAGATGGCTCCTGTGAACAGCTGTCTCCCTTTCTGTCCGTCAGGCACTTCCAGCTACCAACCAAAACTGCCTCCATGTTTATGTCTGGGAACAACAGTGGCATTATAATTG GTGGTGGAGGCGGTCAAGCTCTAAATATTGATGCTGACCTGAATATTGGGAGGACAGAGCACTGCGAAACATTTGATAACCCTCCTCTTTGCGAGGAAAACTTCCACATTCAGCACTTGGAGGTTTGGGGGTGCCAGATTTCATGA